One genomic region from Anabaena sp. PCC 7108 encodes:
- a CDS encoding HugZ family protein, with protein MTKIEKAQAEYEKFTEEFASIIISTVNEQGIPNASYTPFVIDDAKNIYIYVSGLSTHTKNIYVNPHVSILFIEDEAKTKQIFARRRLTFDCTATLLERETEQWNQIVGEFQERFGEIIEMLRSLPDFRIFQLTPTEGRFVIGFGAAYHISGDNLNQLTLITE; from the coding sequence ATGACTAAAATCGAAAAAGCTCAAGCTGAGTATGAAAAATTTACCGAAGAATTTGCAAGTATCATCATTAGTACTGTTAACGAACAGGGAATCCCTAACGCAAGTTATACTCCTTTCGTCATAGATGATGCTAAAAATATCTACATTTACGTTAGTGGTCTTTCTACTCACACCAAAAATATTTATGTTAATCCTCATGTGAGTATTTTATTTATTGAGGATGAAGCTAAAACCAAACAAATATTTGCCCGTCGTCGGTTAACTTTTGATTGTACCGCAACTTTACTAGAGAGAGAAACTGAACAATGGAATCAAATTGTTGGAGAATTTCAAGAACGTTTTGGAGAAATTATTGAAATGTTACGCAGCTTACCCGATTTTCGGATTTTCCAACTAACTCCAACTGAAGGAAGATTTGTAATTGGCTTTGGAGCCGCTTACCATATCAGTGGTGATAATCTTAATCAACTGACGTTGATAACAGAATAA
- a CDS encoding RAMP superfamily CRISPR-associated protein, producing the protein MYQKACGIIETLAPVHVGATAGEENGNLNLIFRDQFTQTGIINGSSIRGRLRADMRQYCEYLKKKGETIPHEQDENFWYGKKAAPGEPDSTSEAVIKLEHASIVWLPVFCPGQPIVWVTCPSLLKRYNRIAGLNKKASEIPREYTASKKLWDSSLESKDNKHKGKKFLFFNLGFLEIKREGNLSDWFPLGEDLPAVVVSDNDIAMIHDMALYRQSRVALEDDKKMAKKGQFFNTEALPEGTILAFPIAIKPHDKDWEWKPIQGALSGEIYLGGLESIGLGHCHLTIKHITEKKS; encoded by the coding sequence ATGTATCAGAAAGCTTGTGGAATTATTGAAACGTTAGCACCAGTTCATGTCGGAGCGACAGCAGGAGAGGAAAACGGTAATTTAAACCTCATATTTCGTGACCAATTTACCCAAACTGGCATTATTAATGGTAGTTCAATTCGCGGTCGTTTGCGAGCCGATATGCGTCAATATTGCGAATACCTAAAAAAGAAAGGAGAAACAATTCCTCACGAACAAGATGAAAATTTTTGGTATGGAAAAAAAGCCGCACCAGGAGAACCAGATAGTACCAGCGAAGCTGTAATTAAATTAGAACACGCTTCTATTGTTTGGCTACCTGTTTTTTGTCCGGGACAACCAATTGTCTGGGTAACTTGTCCTAGTTTACTCAAAAGGTATAATCGTATAGCTGGGTTGAATAAAAAAGCTAGTGAAATCCCCAGAGAATACACAGCTTCTAAAAAATTATGGGATAGCTCCCTAGAATCTAAAGATAATAAACATAAAGGCAAAAAATTTCTCTTTTTTAATCTCGGTTTTTTAGAAATTAAAAGAGAAGGGAATTTATCAGATTGGTTTCCTTTAGGTGAAGATTTACCAGCAGTTGTAGTAAGTGATAATGATATAGCTATGATTCACGATATGGCTTTATATCGTCAAAGTCGAGTCGCTTTAGAAGATGATAAAAAAATGGCTAAAAAAGGTCAATTCTTTAATACCGAAGCCTTACCTGAAGGAACTATTTTAGCCTTCCCAATTGCGATTAAACCCCATGATAAAGATTGGGAATGGAAACCGATTCAGGGAGCATTAAGTGGTGAAATATATTTGGGTGGACTCGAATCTATTGGTTTAGGTCATTGTCATTTAACAATTAAGCATATTACTGAGAAAAAATCATGA
- a CDS encoding RAMP superfamily CRISPR-associated protein: MNPEDVPMMFRAQIDGRCQIHRVVDKRKSSEKRQDAEIWVDEWKDIFPKDLLPKEVSHSNQAVSNQPINKALARSKPSVKPAKNTNFKFPEFGSQVQTWEYKIKWRLVSNSGQDEGFIRPIIGAKGFPYFSGASMKGAFVRACKQIYGKEQGKKEAENYCGKKLADGSSKPGILRFHGAYPVDLDWTTKLVDIVHSQESRQVIKDDRDKKTNANSMISLYHTTLKFGFSSTEKLDKSEWDKIKKIWERALANGLGSRVSAGYGYFQEIDYSHQKDSRLLLQIKLKGQGGVSTLVNKTPEFRPNMFKAALRGHTLRLLAGMTDGVTAKEITKDLWGGFADKNNQDSKDANVGLLGIDFDFNLEDLRFPSHPKHYELSEGTLNIFCMRPEINDAERLKLINTAKAIIKFTMLFGGIGKSWRRVCHKEFHTTYFKNHPEKVIGCHWQFIDELEYYPLNNLENDQNNPNDIAKYIQQIRDVIRSWIPQDKQIKQDVNLLTNIPTQKSTNTTVATNIPNNKNTSKPNQAPILKSPPKRPEIAQNQPQNQSNKNDDITQWREAWYSPKVQVWARFAENGKSLAVHWFHDAYKGNDRIRNPHILAGSMGNTGRIWHRMYPGFVTNEQGKVVSGKGYIELLTIFADESSETKKFLDFLNDDSEFKKVW; this comes from the coding sequence ATGAATCCTGAAGATGTACCCATGATGTTCCGCGCTCAAATTGATGGACGTTGCCAAATTCACAGAGTTGTTGATAAGCGAAAAAGTTCAGAAAAGCGACAAGATGCAGAGATATGGGTTGATGAATGGAAGGATATTTTTCCTAAAGATTTACTTCCTAAAGAAGTATCTCACAGCAATCAAGCTGTATCTAATCAACCAATAAATAAAGCTTTGGCGCGTTCAAAGCCAAGTGTAAAACCCGCGAAAAATACAAACTTTAAATTTCCAGAATTTGGTTCTCAAGTACAAACATGGGAATATAAAATCAAATGGAGATTGGTTTCCAATAGCGGACAAGATGAGGGTTTTATCCGGCCAATTATTGGTGCTAAAGGTTTTCCCTATTTCTCCGGTGCAAGTATGAAAGGTGCTTTTGTTCGTGCTTGTAAGCAAATTTATGGAAAAGAACAAGGGAAAAAAGAAGCAGAAAACTATTGCGGTAAAAAATTAGCAGATGGTAGTAGTAAACCTGGAATTTTGCGCTTTCATGGTGCTTATCCAGTTGATTTAGACTGGACAACAAAATTAGTAGATATTGTTCACAGTCAAGAAAGCAGACAAGTAATTAAGGATGATAGAGATAAAAAAACTAATGCAAACTCAATGATATCTCTCTATCATACTACATTAAAATTCGGGTTTTCTAGTACCGAAAAATTAGATAAATCTGAATGGGATAAAATTAAAAAAATCTGGGAAAGAGCGTTAGCTAATGGACTGGGTTCTAGAGTTAGTGCTGGTTACGGATATTTTCAAGAAATTGATTATAGTCATCAAAAAGATTCCCGTTTACTATTACAAATTAAGCTCAAAGGACAGGGTGGTGTATCAACATTAGTTAATAAAACACCGGAATTTCGTCCGAATATGTTCAAAGCTGCATTACGCGGACATACTTTACGTTTATTAGCAGGAATGACTGACGGAGTTACAGCCAAGGAAATTACTAAAGATTTATGGGGTGGATTTGCTGACAAAAATAATCAAGATTCAAAAGATGCCAATGTGGGATTATTGGGAATAGATTTTGATTTTAATTTAGAAGATTTGAGGTTTCCATCTCATCCGAAACACTATGAACTTTCGGAAGGAACTTTAAATATTTTTTGTATGCGTCCTGAAATAAATGATGCGGAAAGACTCAAGTTAATTAATACAGCCAAAGCTATAATTAAATTTACCATGCTATTTGGTGGAATTGGTAAATCTTGGCGCAGAGTATGTCATAAAGAGTTTCACACAACCTATTTTAAAAACCATCCAGAAAAGGTTATTGGTTGTCACTGGCAATTTATTGATGAGTTAGAATATTATCCTCTCAATAATTTAGAAAATGACCAAAATAATCCTAATGATATTGCTAAATATATCCAACAAATTCGTGATGTAATTCGGAGTTGGATACCGCAAGATAAGCAAATTAAACAGGATGTAAATTTATTAACCAATATACCAACACAGAAATCTACAAATACAACTGTCGCAACTAATATACCCAATAACAAAAATACATCAAAACCCAATCAAGCTCCTATTCTTAAATCTCCACCAAAACGTCCCGAAATTGCTCAGAATCAACCTCAAAATCAATCAAATAAAAATGATGATATCACACAATGGCGGGAAGCTTGGTATTCACCAAAAGTACAAGTGTGGGCGCGTTTTGCGGAAAATGGAAAAAGTCTAGCAGTTCACTGGTTTCATGATGCTTATAAGGGGAATGATAGAATTAGAAATCCTCATATTTTAGCGGGAAGTATGGGAAATACAGGACGTATTTGGCATCGTATGTATCCAGGTTTTGTAACTAATGAACAGGGGAAAGTTGTGTCAGGGAAAGGTTATATAGAGTTGCTGACCATTTTTGCTGATGAATCTTCAGAAACTAAAAAGTTTTTGGATTTTCTCAACGATGATAGTGAATTTAAAAAAGTTTGGTAA
- a CDS encoding CIA30 family protein, whose protein sequence is MTDQNRSQWDLCRFIKTLTYFEVFPVLNWVQQLIQGRSQDNQDKPNGVRNMGVILVAGATGGVGKRVVRRLREQGYKFRCLVRDIEKARLVLGDDVDLVDGDITIPETLNSLVMGNVEAVICCTSVRVQPVEGDTADRSKYYQGIKFYLPEIVGDTPENVEYRGVKNLVEAAKKYLPTAGEKLIFDFTKPTDELKNIWGALDDVVMGGVSASSFQILENTALFSGNVSTANSGGFASVRTKNFSPPFDLSGYEGVRLRVKGDGQRYKIFLRTESTWDGVGYSYSFDTVANTWIDITIPFANLVPVFRAKIVKDSPKIDSSKVCSFQLMLSKFEYDGALNPKFTPGGFAIHLESIKAYGGESLPQFVLISSAGVTRPGRPGINLNEEPPAVRLNDQLGGILTWKLKGEDSLRSSGIPYTIIRPCALTEDAGGKEFIFEQGDNIRGKISREDIAELCIQSIQKTKALNLTFEVKEGENLANSVDLQELFSELKPDK, encoded by the coding sequence GTGACTGATCAAAATCGTTCTCAATGGGATTTATGTAGGTTTATCAAAACCTTGACCTACTTTGAGGTATTTCCTGTTCTTAACTGGGTACAGCAGTTAATTCAAGGTCGTTCCCAAGATAATCAAGATAAACCAAATGGGGTCAGAAATATGGGTGTAATTCTGGTAGCGGGTGCGACTGGTGGTGTTGGTAAACGAGTAGTCAGACGATTGCGGGAACAGGGGTATAAATTCCGCTGTCTAGTGCGAGATATTGAAAAAGCAAGACTAGTTTTAGGTGACGATGTTGACTTAGTAGATGGGGATATTACTATACCTGAAACTCTGAATAGCTTGGTAATGGGTAATGTGGAAGCTGTAATTTGTTGTACTTCTGTGCGGGTACAACCAGTGGAGGGAGACACAGCAGATAGAAGCAAATACTATCAAGGTATTAAGTTTTACTTACCAGAAATTGTTGGTGACACACCAGAAAATGTCGAATATCGTGGGGTGAAAAACTTAGTTGAAGCAGCAAAAAAATATCTCCCTACCGCAGGTGAAAAACTGATATTTGATTTTACTAAACCAACAGATGAATTAAAAAATATCTGGGGTGCGTTAGATGATGTTGTCATGGGTGGTGTGAGTGCAAGTAGTTTTCAAATATTAGAAAATACGGCTTTATTTAGTGGTAATGTTTCCACTGCTAACTCTGGGGGATTTGCTTCTGTGAGAACAAAAAACTTTTCCCCACCGTTTGATTTATCTGGTTATGAAGGTGTTAGATTGCGAGTCAAAGGTGACGGACAGCGTTATAAAATCTTTTTGCGGACAGAATCAACTTGGGATGGTGTTGGTTACAGCTATTCTTTCGATACGGTAGCTAATACTTGGATAGATATTACGATTCCATTTGCAAATTTAGTTCCTGTATTTAGAGCCAAAATTGTGAAAGATTCTCCCAAAATTGATTCTAGCAAAGTTTGCTCATTTCAATTGATGTTGAGCAAATTTGAATATGATGGAGCTTTAAATCCTAAGTTTACCCCTGGTGGTTTTGCGATACATCTAGAATCGATTAAAGCTTATGGTGGTGAAAGTTTACCCCAATTTGTTCTGATTAGTTCTGCTGGGGTAACTCGTCCTGGAAGACCAGGAATTAATTTAAATGAAGAACCACCAGCGGTCAGATTAAATGACCAATTGGGAGGAATTTTAACTTGGAAGTTGAAAGGTGAAGATAGTTTAAGATCAAGTGGAATTCCTTACACAATTATTCGACCTTGTGCTTTAACTGAAGATGCTGGAGGTAAGGAGTTTATATTTGAGCAAGGTGATAATATTCGGGGAAAAATCAGCCGCGAAGATATTGCTGAACTTTGTATTCAATCAATCCAAAAAACAAAAGCTCTTAATCTCACTTTTGAAGTAAAGGAAGGAGAAAATCTGGCTAATTCTGTTGATTTACAGGAGCTTTTTTCTGAATTAAAACCTGATAAATAA
- a CDS encoding type III-B CRISPR module-associated Cmr3 family protein codes for MFKYKHIIIIRPLGFLYGSAGAFLSPENLVGRSGEKFPPSAAVLSGLLFNAKLTDKNFPKPEAEEKETHEQFPQNLHTAGPFWAKSGYEQNFYVPIPWHRIIAGDKEKYRDEWVLDKNGNWQRQRQYQEDEDKLEPAFTWQTITSWNENKPNCANHPWDYVSSLHPHMKDDERHSKAKDGLFLESAVQMPEDTCLIYLSSHKLNNGWYRFGGENHIVEIECQDIKNKEVLNLFEQKIEQSFALISPAVWGSTRFSFRFPQHPDLASYFPEKQTKLLTDKAIPYRFNSAGRLGRGRYAVPAGSVYVLPKPLNKTWSEFHPDWFPNQGYSLQKIGSGLCLPVEIKGLQKYQESQLVN; via the coding sequence ATGTTCAAATACAAACACATCATCATCATTAGACCATTAGGTTTTTTATATGGTAGTGCAGGTGCATTTCTTTCCCCAGAAAATTTAGTTGGTCGTTCTGGCGAAAAATTTCCACCCAGTGCAGCAGTTCTTTCTGGTTTATTATTTAATGCCAAATTAACAGATAAAAACTTTCCCAAACCAGAAGCAGAGGAAAAGGAAACTCACGAACAATTTCCTCAAAACTTGCATACTGCGGGTCCATTTTGGGCTAAATCTGGATATGAACAGAATTTTTATGTACCAATTCCTTGGCATAGAATTATTGCTGGAGATAAAGAGAAATATAGAGACGAATGGGTATTAGATAAAAATGGCAATTGGCAGCGACAAAGACAATATCAAGAAGATGAAGATAAATTAGAACCAGCCTTTACATGGCAAACTATTACTTCTTGGAATGAGAATAAACCAAATTGTGCTAATCATCCTTGGGATTATGTATCTTCTCTTCATCCTCACATGAAAGATGATGAAAGGCATTCCAAAGCTAAAGATGGTTTGTTTCTAGAAAGTGCCGTCCAAATGCCAGAAGATACTTGTTTAATTTATTTATCAAGCCATAAACTAAACAATGGATGGTATCGCTTTGGAGGGGAAAATCATATTGTCGAAATTGAATGTCAAGATATCAAAAATAAGGAAGTTTTGAACCTTTTTGAGCAAAAAATAGAACAATCATTTGCTTTAATTTCTCCTGCTGTATGGGGTTCAACCCGCTTTTCTTTTCGCTTTCCCCAACATCCTGATTTAGCATCATATTTTCCAGAAAAACAAACTAAATTATTAACTGATAAAGCCATACCTTATCGGTTCAATTCAGCAGGAAGATTAGGAAGAGGACGTTATGCAGTTCCCGCCGGCAGTGTCTATGTATTACCAAAACCACTTAATAAAACCTGGAGTGAATTTCATCCAGACTGGTTTCCTAATCAGGGATATAGCTTACAAAAAATCGGTTCTGGTTTGTGTTTACCAGTAGAAATTAAAGGTTTACAAAAATATCAAGAATCTCAATTAGTAAATTAA
- a CDS encoding Rpn family recombination-promoting nuclease/putative transposase, with product MKTDSIFYRLFQEFPHIFFEIIGESSDTATQYQFSSVEIKQTAFRIDGVFLPENQEQPIYFLEVQFQTDVAIYSRLFTEIHLYLRQNKPENDWFAVVIYPTRSIDSAPITHYRESFASGRVTLIYLDELGESASLPIGIATIKLVIENEDRAIQLARELITRTNQEIASVRQQQQLLQIIETILVYKFPSMDIEEIEAMFGLSDLKQTRVYQQAFAEGEQKGELRGEQKGELRGKLLAVPAMLAAGLSVEQIAQALSLSLDEVRQAAQQ from the coding sequence GTGAAAACAGACAGCATATTTTACCGCCTATTTCAAGAATTCCCGCATATTTTCTTTGAAATCATTGGTGAGTCATCCGATACTGCTACCCAGTACCAATTTTCATCAGTCGAAATCAAGCAAACAGCATTCCGCATTGACGGTGTGTTCCTTCCAGAAAACCAAGAGCAACCAATTTATTTTCTAGAAGTCCAATTTCAAACCGACGTAGCAATCTACTCCCGACTATTTACAGAAATTCATCTATATTTACGCCAAAACAAACCCGAAAACGATTGGTTCGCTGTAGTGATTTACCCAACTCGCAGCATTGACAGCGCACCAATTACTCATTACCGCGAATCCTTCGCTTCTGGAAGAGTCACCCTCATTTATCTAGACGAATTAGGAGAAAGTGCATCCTTACCCATCGGCATTGCTACGATTAAATTAGTGATCGAAAATGAAGATAGAGCTATCCAATTAGCTAGGGAGTTGATTACCAGAACCAACCAAGAAATTGCATCTGTACGCCAACAGCAACAATTATTACAAATTATTGAAACAATTTTGGTTTATAAATTTCCCAGCATGGACATCGAGGAGATAGAAGCAATGTTTGGATTAAGCGACTTAAAGCAAACACGAGTATACCAACAAGCCTTTGCAGAAGGTGAGCAGAAAGGAGAGCTTAGAGGAGAACAGAAAGGAGAACTTAGAGGAAAACTACTAGCAGTACCAGCAATGTTAGCTGCTGGTTTGAGTGTAGAACAAATAGCACAGGCTTTAAGTTTATCTCTAGATGAGGTTAGACAAGCTGCACAGCAATAA
- a CDS encoding type III-B CRISPR-associated protein Cas10/Cmr2, with translation MSDEAKYTYTAITFAPVQGFIEKSRKLRDLYGASLILSYLSQQIVIAAHKPPETTVISPANINVQKGMPNRILIKGHFPEDIARQELLTAWEDILFVCRNWIETKLSNYKYEWKREWGHWGNYTWEIFWGQGDSIANAMEDLETRKLSRDWTAINWIGESSSLTGTDGIAFPGLGGELPKSQNLEHFHYRKEDSSIKPFYEGLERITNEVIDSTEKLSIPELTKRLVTWYEVREKISQRRHQNKPFEELEENFSEIQRKPTIKEKITESLTKQSESEPGQWTGWFIGDGDKVGNKLKEIAKNYGEQGIRDFTLALRNWGEDFYNNFAEQDEIGRVIYAGGDDFLGVIYSKNVREPIPGLTALEWLMTLNDKWKENGQGISVSVGFVWVAGSVPQRDVLQHCRQAQDTAKSLKRDRVTIRIVFNSGQYVEWTCPWQYLHILKAYKDRKGNTYPEWEHKGRDSKYEPNWTHIYSDLAQLKSRHAFGLGENRRRQEIDKDNTAKQSKIIDYRRDFLEFFDIYFPGYKDILKSHEKLLVGASDDASSAQKALLMIDWIEDLITIGWHLCSNTNTSSSLDH, from the coding sequence ATGTCTGATGAAGCAAAATACACATACACTGCTATTACCTTTGCACCAGTGCAGGGATTTATCGAAAAATCTCGGAAGTTACGGGACTTATATGGTGCGTCATTAATTTTGTCCTACCTCAGTCAACAGATAGTGATAGCAGCACATAAACCTCCAGAAACTACAGTAATTTCCCCTGCAAACATCAATGTACAAAAGGGAATGCCAAACCGCATTCTTATAAAAGGTCATTTCCCCGAAGATATTGCACGCCAAGAATTATTAACAGCTTGGGAAGATATTCTTTTTGTTTGTCGTAACTGGATTGAGACCAAATTATCCAATTATAAATATGAATGGAAACGTGAGTGGGGACATTGGGGAAACTATACTTGGGAAATCTTTTGGGGGCAAGGTGATTCTATTGCAAATGCAATGGAAGATTTGGAAACTCGCAAGCTTTCTCGTGATTGGACTGCAATTAACTGGATTGGGGAAAGTTCAAGTTTGACAGGTACAGATGGAATTGCATTTCCAGGATTGGGTGGAGAACTACCTAAATCTCAAAATTTAGAGCATTTCCACTATAGAAAAGAAGATAGTAGTATTAAACCTTTTTATGAAGGATTGGAAAGAATTACCAATGAAGTTATTGATTCTACTGAAAAATTGAGCATTCCAGAATTAACTAAACGCCTAGTAACATGGTACGAAGTGAGGGAGAAAATTAGCCAGCGCAGACATCAGAATAAACCTTTTGAAGAATTGGAAGAGAACTTTAGTGAAATTCAACGCAAACCAACGATAAAAGAAAAAATTACCGAATCGCTAACCAAACAATCAGAATCTGAACCCGGACAATGGACGGGTTGGTTTATAGGAGATGGAGATAAAGTTGGTAATAAACTCAAAGAAATAGCGAAAAATTATGGTGAACAAGGAATAAGAGACTTTACTCTGGCTTTAAGAAATTGGGGGGAGGATTTCTATAATAACTTTGCAGAACAAGATGAGATTGGACGAGTAATTTATGCTGGTGGCGATGATTTTTTAGGTGTAATTTATAGTAAAAATGTTAGAGAACCGATTCCTGGATTGACTGCATTGGAATGGTTGATGACATTAAATGATAAGTGGAAAGAGAACGGACAAGGTATTAGTGTCAGTGTAGGGTTTGTGTGGGTTGCGGGGAGTGTACCCCAACGAGATGTATTGCAACATTGTCGTCAAGCACAGGATACAGCCAAAAGTTTGAAACGCGATCGCGTAACCATTAGAATTGTATTTAATAGTGGACAGTATGTAGAATGGACTTGTCCGTGGCAATATTTACACATATTAAAAGCATACAAAGACAGAAAAGGTAACACCTATCCAGAATGGGAACACAAAGGTCGAGATAGTAAATATGAACCCAATTGGACGCATATATACAGCGATTTAGCCCAACTCAAATCCCGTCACGCTTTTGGACTAGGAGAAAACCGTCGTCGTCAAGAAATTGATAAAGACAACACCGCCAAACAAAGCAAAATTATTGACTATCGGCGAGATTTTTTAGAATTTTTTGATATTTATTTTCCTGGCTATAAAGACATTCTTAAAAGTCATGAAAAATTACTTGTGGGTGCAAGCGATGATGCAAGTTCCGCTCAAAAAGCTTTATTAATGATTGATTGGATAGAAGATTTAATTACAATTGGTTGGCACTTATGTTCAAATACAAACACATCATCATCATTAGACCATTAG
- a CDS encoding GFA family protein, producing MTANINKIATYEGGCHCGAVRFKVIVDNHKVDDCNCSICSKKGFLHLIVQREKFILLQGEDVLKTYTFNTGVAQHKFCGICGIHSFYIPRSHPDCIDVNVRCLDGNVIDNFEIVPFDGANWEDNIHKLVN from the coding sequence ATGACAGCAAATATTAATAAAATCGCTACTTATGAAGGTGGGTGTCACTGTGGTGCGGTACGCTTTAAGGTGATAGTTGATAACCATAAAGTTGATGATTGTAATTGTTCTATTTGTAGTAAGAAAGGATTTTTACATTTAATTGTACAGCGAGAAAAGTTTATTTTATTGCAAGGTGAAGATGTGTTGAAAACTTACACATTTAATACCGGAGTTGCACAACATAAATTTTGTGGTATTTGTGGAATTCATTCTTTTTATATTCCCCGCAGTCATCCTGATTGTATTGATGTGAATGTGCGCTGTTTAGATGGGAATGTAATAGATAATTTTGAGATTGTGCCGTTTGATGGTGCTAATTGGGAGGATAATATTCATAAGTTGGTTAATTGA